In Megalobrama amblycephala isolate DHTTF-2021 linkage group LG21, ASM1881202v1, whole genome shotgun sequence, the genomic stretch gatgtggaagttttcaaatttcaatattttattcagaatacaacatagatgacatatcaaatgtttaaactgagaaaatgtttcattttaagggaaaaataagttgattttaaatttcatggcatcaacacatctcaaaaaagttgggacaagaccatgtttaccactgtgtggcatccccgcttctgcaaacgtctggggactgaggagacaagttgctcaagtttaggaataggaatgttgtcccattcttgtctaatacaggcttctagttcctcaactgtcttaggtcttctttgtcgcatcttcctctttatgatgcccCAAATGtattctatgggtgaaagatctggactgcaggctggccatttcagtacccgaatccttcttctacgcagccatgatgttgtaaattgatgcagtatgtggtctggcattgtcatgttggaaaatgcaaggtcttccctgaaagagacgacgtctgaatgggagcatatgttgttctagaaattggatatacctttcagcattgatggtgcctttacagatgtgtaagctgcccatgccacatgcactcatgcaaccccataccatcagagatataggcttctgaactgagcactgataacaacttgggttgtccatttaacttttccggcctcttattgctacctgtcccaacttttttggaatgtgtagctctaatgaaatccaaaatgagccaatatttggcatgacatttcaaaatgtctcactttcaacatttgatatgttatctatattctattgtgaataaaatataagtttatgagatttgtaaattattgcattccttttcgATAATTTCgataatataataacattttatctagaaTATCTAAAAtaagttacactttattttaaggtgatatagttacattgtacttcctcaaataagtactgagtactattagtaaactacatgtacttactagttagggttagggtttggtttaggttaGTACACGTAGTAATGTGTAcctacgtcaccttaaaataaagtgttacctttatttgatttatatttaagatatttaactttttttctgaatgttctcagTTAAAGAATGCCTACAgttaaagaaaatataaaatatcagcACATTTGGAACACTGTAAACTATAGCAATGTCTCTGGCTCCAAATTCACTGAGATAAGATGTATTTAGTCACGAAGAAGAATAGGAAGAAATCCGACAGCCTCTCATATCCGTTCATTTCTCCAGACCATATgtatcattcattcatccatccattcattcgtCTGTGCATTTGGAGCCACGTCGTCAATCTAGCCAAACGACTCCGGCACAATGACTTTCTGGAGATTAATTCCATCGTTCAAGCGGAACTGTACAAGGGCGGGGTAAAATTACGAATGCGTTTATGAGTTATTAATGGCCTCGGCCCGCTGGTCCCCAAACGGGTCTGGGGTTCCAAACCACGCAGGTCGGACGGAGCTGGGTTATAGAGCTATACAActcaaataaataattcaacGGCATTACTTGGATTTCCAGAATTGCCATACATTATACATGCAGTTCAACAAATGTCTCTGCTATTATACACATATCTGTACACTTCAGCTGTGCAGTAATTAATCGCCTAAATGTGTGCCAAAAAACTACAGAGATCTTTTCACCCTCCCTGCTACATTTTTCATGCCGAGGTTTTGACACACTCCAGTGCACCCAAAGAAAATCAGCGACCACGTGAAGGAGGAAGGCAGGGgaggacagacggatggatttttttgttgtttctggCTTTGCAGGATTGATTTTCATCTCCCGAAGAACTGGGCTAATCTCAATCCTTCTTCTAATCTGTGTTTAAAGCACTTGAAACCTAAGGCTTCTTCgcagatgaataaaaaaacaaacaagtgtCTGCTTGTGCAACATAGACAATTCTGCGTCTATCTATCCCGGATGAAGGCACTCTTATGAACAGCATTTTATCCAAAATATGAACACATTCTcattaagatttaaaaaaagtgaGGTTTTGTGGTCACATTCTCTGCAGTTAACATGAAGTGGTGAGAGAAATTTCAGACGTTTATCGTGACAGTCTGGTCTTGTCTTGTTCTGTTAAATCTGATGATTTATTAATGAGCGAGTAAATATAGCAGGGGATCGTATGAGTGTGGAATACACACACGCGCAATAAACAGCCACACAAATCACGAGGTAAAGAAATAAAACCCCTGCAACTCTAGAAGGACTAAAGCCTGgagaaatcaaacaaacaaagacaGGATTTACTGTAGGGTCTCATGTGCACCGTTTAAGCCTAGCAGACAAGTGCTGTTTAGATTTCCCTCATATACTGGAGAACACATCGATCACATGCGTATATCAAAACCGGCTATCAATAATTCAGTGCAAACACACCATCTGAAAATATGAACAAGACACCAAGGGCAGAAGAAAGAACAAATTTAATACGCAATAGCTAAAGAAGGACAAGCTGGGACAGAAAAAGGAGAAAAactcttttcaaaactgttataAATCATGATTATCTTTCCTCCATCCcgatctctctctcttggtCTTTTGTCTTTAAAGGGGtctttgattatgatttcactttttaaacttaagttagtgtgtaatgttgctgcttgagcataaacaacatctgcaaagttacatgctcaaagttcaatgcaaagggagatatttttctttacagaaatcgctttttaaagactacaacaaacggctggtatggactacaatgagcttcttcctgggttggtgacatcacaaaccccaaaatttacataaaccctgcccccgtgaacacgcaacaaagggggtgaggccatgttgggctgctttagagaagaggaagtgtTGTtctagtagagtgttgttagcatgccgtcattttacgccggactgcttcacaattCAATGCtgaatttgcacaaaagattaacatgacggcacatggtagtcgatgagttgaatcaaatctacagcaactacataaaattatccactaaccattcagaaacgtccagatgcattctaaaagatGTAACTTTTAACAACTTTTAGTAACTCTAgtagctttgttgttgttgagcaaccgaagcgagagctgttaaagctccaccctcttctggaaagggggggccgggagcagcagctcatttgcatttaaagggatacacacaaaaacggcatgtttttgctcacacccaaataggggcaaatttgacaagctataataaatgatctgtggggtattttgagctgaaacttcacagacacattctggggacaccagagacttatattacttcGGTATATTACTTTCGtacagagacttatattacatcttgtaaaaggggcattataggtcccctttaactcAGAACCTTTTAAATGCTCTATTTCTCAGGATTTCTCAGGGATGCTTGAGAAACATTTTATGTATAGACTAAAATGTAGACTCCCACTGAAGTATAGCAGAAATTGCAATTTAATGTTGACAATCGAAAATGTCTCAGTCCAAACTACAAgtgagaagagaagagaagagaagagaagagaagagaagagaagagaagagaagagaagagaagagaagagaagagaagagaagagaagagaagagaagagaagagaagaactGAAGGACAAACAATGGGCTGTTACACCCATCAAGGGGAATTGTTATGACTCAATTTGcctgcacacacatacacatacacacacacacacacactaataccCCCTCccacactgcacacacacaacataCCGTATAATGCAGCATGCAAGGACAGAACCATTAGCATGCATGACTGTGCTCACACTCCTGCTGTCCcactgcaaaacacacacacagcaagagagagagagagagagagagagagagaaagaggacaCTAAACAGATTGTCAGACATTGACTCTCTCATGCCTTGCCATTTGACAGTATTTCGCTTCAGTTCCCAAAGCAATACATTTAGAGCTCGTGCAGCAATCTGATTACCTGACAGCCGCTTTTATCGCACAATTTTGCAAAAACAAGTTGACAGAAACCCAATCTCTATGAAACACTGCGACTTCACTGCACAACACAACAACATTATGCCACAAGCACAACTACAGCCCTTGTATCAAGGCAGTTACTCAACAGCATGATCTGTTGTCATCATTTTCCACTCCTCTCTTTCTGTTTTAGGTGCATTTAATGGAAAGAAACAGCTCAGATGGACAATCCCTGGAGAGGCTTCACTAATGCCCAGCTGAAAACTCCCTCCAACCGCTGACCTTTACAAGTTGAGTGTGTGTCCTCCCCCAGCGCTACATGAATTGCTACTCCTGCCTTACCGGTTTGACCTTAAGTGGCTCATTTGACCTCTTTATTTAggataaacaaacacaaaaaaaaaaagacagatggAAGCATCAAAAGATTTTCAATTGCATGAAATTTTCACTTCATAAACATTTCATAGTCatgcacagagagagaaaaaaaaaacataaatctgAAAGCCAACACTGCATGTGCATTCAAGCTTCATTCACTGCTATGTGCTTGCAGTACTCTGAAGGCAGACTGTCGCCACCTAGGGGACACTTTTATAGTCTGGATCACCAACACATCAGCCTCTGGCTCATCCTCACACACATTTCCACTCTCTCAAACTGAGGTAAGTAAACATTATCTTTACCTTAACAGCAAATTAAGCCCAAATAAAGCAAGGAAATTAATTTTCCTGAGTGTATTTTTTTAAGGATGCAATAAAAAGTCTGACTATATATTTGCTTTTTTCTGGCCTCAGGTCTGCTGTTAAGTATGTTTAAGACAGAAGGACGAATATTAAATGCTCTCTAgatgaaaaaaataagaaaattccCTGATCTAGGGTTAGAAGGATACCACTGAAGATTTTCTTAAACCTCACTTCACCATTAAGTAATAGATCCAGACGCCTGTGGTGCAATTAAGCGTTATTACATCCCTTATCCAGGAAACTTTTCTCGGCCAATCGAATTACACCCCTCATTCTGTTGTGTTCTCTGAGAGCAGACAGCCTTGGCACTGTAATTGACCCTAAACCTCTTTTCATTTCAGACATATTACTTCAACGGCCAGCTGTTCGCAACCTCTGGATCAGCTACTATAAAACACCATTAAGGAGCCCCGGGTCTTACCCTCTTGTTGCCGCTGTTGTCGCCGGGTCTGATGGAAACCATTTAAAATGCCCTTGCACAGCTGTGTGGCAAGCAGTGGGGactgcctgtttttttttatgtatatatttgtttatcaTCCATTTATTTTCACCTTTCAGGCTACCTCTAGCTCCGATGACAGATGCAGATGACAGCCCCCGAACACACTGATCGACAGGGACTGGAAAGGGAGAGATTTCTAACATTTTTTATAACCTCTCAACTGGGATTCACATTTCTATGGCTCTCTTTTAatcccactctctctctctgttccaGGCCAGGGGAGAGGAGAGCCAGATTGTTTTACGGGCTCAGTAACAGGATAGCAGATCTGCCTCCTGCCACACTTCTGCTGTAAATAATGGAGAGTATATCCTGTACTGTATGGATCTGTGTAAACACAGCATGCACTCTATGTATGTGTTTTGGGGCTTGTTTGTTTTCAGTGACAGAGTGAAGGTAGTGAGAGAGAAGAGCATGTATCTATGCCGTAGTGCCTGCGTCTGTGATTTGATGAGGCATCTGCAGTTATTCTGCTCATTATTAAAGGGCCCAGAATAATGGGCCTCACTCTGAACTTTGACCTGCAGCTGGGACGGAATGAATAGCAACGCACTCACTCACACAATTATGGATAGGCACATGCAGCAGCGAACACACAGATCTAGAGAATGTTAATCACACAAGATACCCATGATTCAAGATGCACTGTTGAGAATTACATGATTTTTACTATCAATACTCGCTCCCACAAATTCATGCTTATTCACAAAATCACCAGCTTCAAATCCCTGAAATCACTGACACATGCAGTATGTGCTTTAATTAGCCACAATGCTAACGTGCTCTAGGTGGTTGTCTACTTGTAACATTTCTGTAGGAACATTGTGGGATGAGTTTTACGCCAAAGTTAGGCTAAATACTTAATGTTGGAGATTTGTTCAAATCACTAACCCTAAATATAAGCAATAGCAACATTAGCATGTGATACACATTCAGCAGTTAGCGCTAAaaaagcaagagagagagagctaaatTAATTTTTGCCAGCTGTAATCTCAAACGCTGCACATACACGCGCACCTGATGTACAGAGTTTAAAGAGGTGACTTTAGCCTCATCTGACACGAcagatttcaaatgactttAAACTGGCTTAGCAGCACAGACACACATAAGTTGTCACTGGCTTAACCAAATCGCTCCACACAAAGACGCATTAGCAAGGAATGAGGAAATCTAGGAaagctttttctttcttttgatgaAATGCGCTCTGAACGTCTTTAATAGAGAGAGGATTGTCACAACGTTCTTGAGTATGAAGGTGACAAACCTGCTGAGTAAGTAACACATTGGTGTTACAATGCCAAGGCTGAAAATTGAAATGTCTGAGGTCAAGAAAAATTACATTATGCtgtataaaaacacatttttatgtattaatttgACCTTGCCTGTAAGCAATagcagaaatgaaaaaaaagaagaacatTAATTCTGTCATTGTAAGAGGCAAACAGTAGGAACATTACATTCAAAGCGCCACAGGAAACTACATATTGATTGAAGCTCTATTCATTTGCAATATGGTAGTTGGAAAGATATTCTAGGCAAGAGCAGCAAATCATAACGGTATGGCCATTATGAAATAACAAACCTTTAGGGCTAAACCTGTCAGTGCATCGAATCTCTCCACACCAGAGGTAACATCAAAACAATATCTCCAGAACAGAATTATGTTCCATACTCAATTTCCTCTTAACGCATTACCTGAAACAATATGAGCAAAGCTAGATTTCAAAAAAGATAGCAAGGTGCTCTTCGGCATCTGGCGTGGAGTGGAAAGCGACTTGTGTTTCATATTATCACCGGTTGTGATACGCTTCCTTTCCCCCATATTATGATTCACTCTCTGCTTTGTATGCACACACATCTACTCATCCATTCATGTATTGACCTAGTGAGACAGAGCAGGATGAGAGGGGGATGGAGGGTAAGCAGGAAGAAGAATACAAGTTGTCGTTCCTACCTGTATTATTGACATCCTGTTCACTGGCGTCTCAGTGGTGTTTGTAACAGGTCCGGTGAAGCTGGTGTGACAGCCAACATGTCCTTGAGGAACGCTGAGGTTGTTGGCATTGGGTTTGAGGTACATGACCTCTGACCTTGGAGAGCTGAGGGGCAGACGAGTTTGGTAGTCAAAGTACATGGGCGAGGTGGCCAGAGATGGACTGCTAACAACGTTCATCACGTTCATGGTGTCCCGTTCCTCCACTTCGCTCTGCACCAGCATGATGTCGTTCTTGTTGATCTTCTTCTTCTTGCCCTTGCCGAGTTGCGGGTGAGTGTACTCAGCGATGCGACAGTTGTATGTGCGGATCTCCTTGTTCTCCCGTTTGCACTTGACTGCGATGGTGATCATGGCCGCAAGGAGCATGATCGAGATTATACTCAGAGTTACTATTAGCGGAAGCGACATGTCCCAGTTGTGGTGTTCCGCGTTGATGCGTGGTTCACCCTCCGGTAAGGGACCCGAGTAGGCTTTGACGATAAGCTTCGCCATGGCGGAAAGTGACGGCTTGCCATGGTCAGTGACCTTGATGATGAGTTCCACAACAGGTGCCACCTCCTCCCACAGTGGCTGTGCTGTCCGTACCTCGCCTGTCACCGAATCAATCTCGAACAGGTGTTCCTCATTCCCATCCGAGATCTCGTAGGTGAGCCGACCACTCTCACCAAAGTCGTTGTCCACCGCTCTCACGGTGGTGATAATGTGTCCGACTCCCACATTCCGAGGTACATGGATCTCAGCAGTGTCATTCTGAAGTAATGGAAGGACAATGACAGGAATGTTATCATTAACATCCAGCACACTCACACGGACAGTGGTGTTGCTCTCCAGGTGAGGGTTTCCTGAATCCTTCGCCTGGACCTTAAAGTCAAAATACTTGGTTTGTTCATAGTTAAAACTCCTCAGGGCATAAATTGCACCATCAGTTGGTTTGATGTTAACATATGTAGTAATAGATTCCTCGCTTACATTAGAGGGAAGGAGGGAATAGGACACAGTACCGTTTTGGCCTAAATCTGGGTCATGGGCCAGAACAGAACCCAAGTATTCCCCTGGGATGTTGTTTTCAGGCACCTGGAGAaggtagaccatttttgtgaaGCGGGGTGCATTGTCATTTTCATCTAAAATCTTAACAGTGAAAGACTTTGTCGAGTTCAGGGGAGGGTTTCCATTGTCTTTGGCCACAATAGTAATGTTATACTCATCTTTTACCTCCCTGTCCAGAGGTCTGTCAGTCACTACTGTATAGAAGTTATCATAGTTCTCCTCTAGTTTGAAGGGAACGTTCCCCAAAATCCTACACTGGAGCTGCCCATTGCGGCCTGAGTCTTTGTCTGTGACTCTGACAAGCGCAATCACTGTCCCAGGAGTTGCTGCTTCACTAACCGCCCCCTGACGAACTGCTACGAAACCTATTGACGGCCAGTTGTCATTCCTGTCAAGCACTTTAACTGTGACTTTACAATGGCCAGGAATTGGGTTGGGGCCTTGATCCTTTGCCTGAACATCAATCTCTATAATTGGGTTCTCCTCAAAGTCGATTTTACCCTGAATCTTTATGATGCCCGTTCGGGGGTCTATTGAGAACAACTCTTTGATCCTGTCTGGGACATAACAGCTAAAGGAATAAGTGACCTGGCCATTAATGCCTTCATCAGGATCTGTAGCATTTAAATTTATCAGTACCATGCCTGGGGGTGAATTCTCAGGAATCTCGACTACATATGAGGGCTGATCAAACACAGGGCTGTTGTCATTGGAATCAGTGACTTTAACATTGATTTGCATTGTGCCTGATTTGGGATATTCCCCACCATCTGTGGCGGTTATAATTAAAGTGTGATGGCTACGTTCCTCTCTATCTAAGGACCTCTGAACGACCAATTCAGGGAACTTAGTTCCATCCCCTCTGGACTTGACATCCAAAGAGAATATACTGTAATCATCCCGCGTGATCTGATATGTTTTCAGGCCATTTTCCCTAGTGTCAGGGTCGTAGGCAGCAGCCAAGGGGAAACGTGTGCCTGGGGCTGCATTCTCAGATATGTCAATATCGATCTGATCAGAAGGAAAGCTCGGTGCGTTGTCATTTATGTCCTGTATCTCAACTTTAATCATGCAGATCTCCTTGTCATTGGCAAACACTTCCATGGAGAGCTGGCACTTGGAGTTTTGTCTGCACAGTGTTTCCCTGTCGATCCGCTGCTTAGTGTATAATAGCCCACTTTCGGGATCCACATCAATAAGGTGTGGGGCGGAGTTCTCCAACACCCTGAAGTTGGATTTTTTCCCCTGCTCTCCCAGTTCAAGCTCCGCATCCTTGGCAATGTTTCCAATGACACCCTGAATTTTCTCCTCAGGTATTGAGTAGTTCAAGTTTTTCAACGTCAGGGCTTGCGCCCATAAAAGTAGGAAAAGGAAAACAGAAAGATGCATCCCTTTCAGTGAGAGTGTCTTAGGTTTCTGATGCGTTTTACGCCTCCGACCTGTTGATCTTCCCAGCAATATCACAATTTATACTTTCAATTATTGAGCACACATTCTGATTCAtgataaaatatgtataaagtCATTATGTGCGCTTTTCCTTTAAATGCTCTTTTCTTAGCAGAGCTCCCTTTATCCTGAGTTTTTACAACAAACGGTGAGGCTGTACAGCTAATTTATATTCTGCTGAACGCCCAGGCGCATTGGAGGCATAATCACAATCCAGTTTCCACAAAGAAATAGCCTTTCCCAGCCTCTTCGCCtgtaatgaaaaagaaaaaaaacatttctgtttcaGATTATTCCATGTAATATTACACTTAATCATTTAAATTCTGACATAATGATTTAAACAAACACCTCGTGTCGCGCTTTTTTTCTCTGAACTGTGACCGCGTAATTCTAATGCGTAATTCCTCATTCCCTGGCGAACGACGTGGATGGCATGTCAATCTAACCTTGAGATGCGTCGAGAGCTTTACCACTGAACACAGGTGGATGTTTGTGTTATTCTACTCTCAACATGTAGGCTAAGCAATGCGTCGAGGATGCGCCATGTGGCACGAAGAGCATTACGCGCATCAAACGCGCAATTATGGATAAAGGTGGTGAGCAAATAAAAACGGACAAATCTCTTTCTGTGTCCCTGCGTCCTGAAACAGCTGCTTAACTGATGCTATAGCCTACCTTGCTGTCTTAAGGCAGTCCCTTGAATACAAATGCGTTGAAATAAGCCTCTTAACCGGCATAATCCTGCTGTTAAATGCAATTCTTACATAGTCGCATAAAGCAGAGCAAATGAAACACAATCCTAGATGGTTATTTATACTGCGCTTCTTGAATAAATACGAGAAGAAGCTGTTGCATCCTCACTGACACTGTGCGCATCCAGTAGCTCCAGGAGCATATATGACATGTCGCCTCATCTTTTTTTCAGGATGACACTTTGAAACAGAATGATGATGAGCAACATCGCACAGACTTACCTGTAGCCTGCTATCCAGTCTAAACACAACCATCACCAAAAACGAGTTACATCCTTCATGCACCTTTCcaatgagtgaaaaaaaaactccaaCTAGACTGTATGGAAAAAGAAAGTGCTCCCCAAAAGTGCGCTTGTAATGTCAATGAGGCTGATTAGGATGCAGTGACTCTCCTGCGCTCATAGACTCTTGGCTGCAGACGCTTCAGGATAGATATCTTGACCCAGGCGTAAAATGTACATCCACAACCGTTGACATCACCAGCGCGAACAGCCTCTTATACTGCATTGATGCGGGGTGAGACATCCCCGTGATAAATGGGTCCTGGCCCCTCAGGAGGCTATCCGTCCAGtccctagtaaaaaaaaaaataaccgaAAAGAGGAAAAACAAGAGAGTCCAAAGTTTAAATATGGAAATCAACCGAAAGTGTTTTGTCCAATCCGACTGTCACTACAACCAGCTGTCAATAACGGTACGGGAATAAATGCACTGTGGTGTGCCGGTGTCCCTTCTGCCTCCTCTGTGCGTTTCTCTCTCTGACTGTCTCACTCCGTCTCATAGTGCATTAAACATTGTTACTGATCCGCCGCCAACCAATGGATGAAGGAGGAGGAGGTAACGCAGCCAATCAGCTTCTCGGAATTCAAATTGTAGGCGGGGCTTTCCAAGAGGTCCTTTATGTGAGTGATGTGGACGCGTTTCTAAGCGCAGACGGGAGTTTATAAAAGACTCTTGTACTTTGAGAGCTACAAAGCGGGGTTGGGAATTTTTACGTTAAAGAAACTCATGGCGGAATATAATcgct encodes the following:
- the pcdh17 gene encoding protocadherin-17 — encoded protein: MHLSVFLFLLLWAQALTLKNLNYSIPEEKIQGVIGNIAKDAELELGEQGKKSNFRVLENSAPHLIDVDPESGLLYTKQRIDRETLCRQNSKCQLSMEVFANDKEICMIKVEIQDINDNAPSFPSDQIDIDISENAAPGTRFPLAAAYDPDTRENGLKTYQITRDDYSIFSLDVKSRGDGTKFPELVVQRSLDREERSHHTLIITATDGGEYPKSGTMQINVKVTDSNDNSPVFDQPSYVVEIPENSPPGMVLINLNATDPDEGINGQVTYSFSCYVPDRIKELFSIDPRTGIIKIQGKIDFEENPIIEIDVQAKDQGPNPIPGHCKVTVKVLDRNDNWPSIGFVAVRQGAVSEAATPGTVIALVRVTDKDSGRNGQLQCRILGNVPFKLEENYDNFYTVVTDRPLDREVKDEYNITIVAKDNGNPPLNSTKSFTVKILDENDNAPRFTKMVYLLQVPENNIPGEYLGSVLAHDPDLGQNGTVSYSLLPSNVSEESITTYVNIKPTDGAIYALRSFNYEQTKYFDFKVQAKDSGNPHLESNTTVRVSVLDVNDNIPVIVLPLLQNDTAEIHVPRNVGVGHIITTVRAVDNDFGESGRLTYEISDGNEEHLFEIDSVTGEVRTAQPLWEEVAPVVELIIKVTDHGKPSLSAMAKLIVKAYSGPLPEGEPRINAEHHNWDMSLPLIVTLSIISIMLLAAMITIAVKCKRENKEIRTYNCRIAEYTHPQLGKGKKKKINKNDIMLVQSEVEERDTMNVMNVVSSPSLATSPMYFDYQTRLPLSSPRSEVMYLKPNANNLSVPQGHVGCHTSFTGPVTNTTETPVNRMSIIQTDNFPAEPNYMGNRQQFVQSSSTFKDPERASLRDSGHGDSDQADSDQDTNKGSCCDMSAKEALKMKATGLKPQPLEQEEDCVNCTEECRVLGHSDRCWMPQFPVGAGGAGTPQAEGSDYRTNLFVPAGMEAVAVETETYETVCNPNGKKTFCTFGKERRDHTILVANVKPYLKTKRALSPLLQEVPSASCSPTKGCSTGSPCSSAKGMGDGAEGKPSTSHYGPPDGQYISPNKQNKEQGYSTLPPSDPVAKVLAEARSRISQETAVEMDCVLEQGGGEMGRGTMDADQVVRDIDKLLQDCRGNENTPIRK